From one Thalassospira lucentensis genomic stretch:
- the proW gene encoding glycine betaine/L-proline ABC transporter permease ProW, whose product MADNSNPWGAATDNGAADAAKDATTSGAADAAQSGASNPWGSGASDTAGDWLSNAAPAPEHHFDILHPFQDAVIPLDIWVNQGLEWIVDNFRSVFQAIRWPIDAVLSGVEAGLQATPAIIVIIILSLIAWQVAGRRLAIGTLISMIAVGLIGAWSEAMVTLSLVITSVLFCVVIGLPTGIWLARNERASNTARPILDAMQTTPAFVYLVPIVMLFGIGNVPGVVVTIIFALPPLIRLTILGIRQVPGDLVEAARSFGASPKQLLFRVQLPLAMPTIMAGVNQTLMLALSMVVIASMIAVGGLGQMVLRGIGRLDMGLATVGGVGIVLLAIVLDRMTQALGQDSRSKGTRHWYESGPAALIRSLMGKK is encoded by the coding sequence ATGGCTGACAACAGCAATCCATGGGGTGCCGCCACCGATAACGGTGCGGCAGACGCAGCAAAAGACGCAACCACATCGGGGGCTGCCGATGCGGCCCAGAGTGGTGCCTCCAACCCGTGGGGCAGCGGTGCCTCTGATACGGCAGGTGACTGGCTTTCCAATGCCGCCCCTGCCCCGGAACATCATTTCGACATCCTGCATCCGTTTCAGGATGCGGTGATCCCGCTTGATATCTGGGTCAATCAGGGACTTGAATGGATTGTCGATAATTTCCGCAGCGTTTTTCAGGCGATCCGCTGGCCGATTGATGCCGTCCTGTCGGGCGTCGAGGCCGGTTTGCAGGCAACGCCAGCCATTATTGTCATTATCATTCTGTCGCTGATTGCGTGGCAGGTTGCGGGCCGTCGCCTTGCCATCGGAACGCTGATTTCGATGATTGCCGTCGGCCTGATCGGCGCATGGTCGGAAGCCATGGTGACCCTGTCGCTTGTGATCACGTCGGTTCTGTTCTGCGTGGTGATCGGCCTACCGACCGGTATCTGGCTTGCCCGCAACGAGCGGGCATCAAATACCGCACGCCCGATCCTTGATGCGATGCAGACGACACCGGCATTCGTTTACCTTGTCCCGATCGTGATGCTGTTTGGTATCGGCAATGTGCCGGGCGTGGTCGTGACGATCATCTTTGCCCTGCCGCCTCTGATCCGCCTGACCATCCTTGGTATCCGTCAGGTGCCCGGCGATCTGGTGGAAGCAGCACGTTCCTTCGGTGCCAGCCCGAAACAGCTTCTGTTCCGTGTCCAGCTTCCGCTCGCCATGCCGACAATCATGGCCGGCGTGAACCAGACCCTGATGCTGGCCCTTTCGATGGTGGTGATCGCATCGATGATCGCGGTTGGTGGCCTTGGCCAGATGGTTTTGCGCGGCATTGGTCGCCTTGACATGGGCCTCGCCACGGTTGGCGGTGTCGGGATCGTGCTTCTGGCGATCGTGCTGGACCGCATGACGCAGGCCCTTGGTCAGGATAGCCGCAGCAAGGGCACCCGTCACTGGTACGAAAGCGGCCCGGCCGCACTTATCCGTTCCCTTATGGGCAAGAAATAG
- a CDS encoding MarR family transcriptional regulator, producing the protein MISDQQRRREFLDVLVALRQIIRATDLHSKHVMKVCGLTVPQLVVLLAIEELGAVTVKEISRHVSLSQATVTTILNRLEGRGFIERARNADDKRVVNSRLTDKGLAVLSDTPPLMDGEFMQRYERLRSERTQPYPRITAARGPPDGYRRSRPQTADRIGSVFRELGDKTAPPEQVANRQ; encoded by the coding sequence ATGATCTCGGATCAGCAGAGAAGGCGCGAGTTTCTTGATGTTTTGGTTGCTCTGCGGCAGATCATTCGTGCAACCGATCTGCACTCAAAACATGTGATGAAGGTTTGTGGTCTTACGGTTCCGCAACTCGTCGTGCTTCTGGCGATCGAGGAACTTGGTGCGGTGACTGTCAAGGAGATCTCCCGTCATGTATCGCTGAGTCAGGCGACCGTAACGACGATCCTGAACCGGCTGGAAGGACGCGGTTTTATCGAGCGTGCCCGAAATGCCGATGATAAACGGGTGGTCAACAGCCGTTTGACTGACAAAGGACTTGCGGTTCTAAGTGATACGCCGCCGCTGATGGATGGTGAATTCATGCAGCGTTATGAAAGACTTCGATCAGAACGAACGCAGCCGTATCCTCGCATCACTGCAGCACGTGGCCCGCCTGATGGATACCGAAGAAGTCGACCCCAGACCGCCGACCGGATTGGATCGGTTTTCCGTGAACTAGGTGACAAGACGGCACCCCCGGAACAGGTAGCAAACAGGCAGTAA
- a CDS encoding Fe(3+) ABC transporter substrate-binding protein — protein MDIRKIICGTVLGAATVAATAASAQEVNVYSLRQPFLVEPLFESFTKETGVKVNVIFAEKGLVERIKQEGANSPADLLMTVDISRIQEAVDAGVTEAVDSDVLETNIPAHLRDENDQWFALTQRGRALYASKDRVAEGEITTYEDLADPKWKGRVCTRPGSHDYNVALISSMIAHHGAEEAKTWLEGLKANLARKPQGNDRGQVKAIKEGECDVAIANTYYYGKMLDDPEQRAWAELVNIVFPNQDGRGMSMNISGMTLIKGAPNKENAVKLMEFLSGDEAQKIYAEVNYEYPVKPGVEWSDYVKSWGTFKADELPLAEIARLRADAVRMVDQVGYDE, from the coding sequence ATGGACATCAGAAAGATTATTTGCGGTACGGTGTTGGGAGCCGCCACCGTTGCAGCTACGGCTGCGTCGGCACAGGAAGTTAACGTTTATTCCTTGCGTCAGCCTTTTCTTGTCGAGCCGCTGTTTGAAAGCTTTACCAAGGAAACCGGCGTTAAGGTCAATGTGATCTTCGCCGAAAAAGGTCTTGTTGAACGCATCAAGCAGGAAGGGGCCAATAGCCCGGCCGATCTTCTGATGACGGTCGATATCAGCCGAATTCAGGAAGCCGTTGATGCGGGTGTTACAGAGGCCGTCGACAGTGACGTCCTCGAAACCAACATTCCGGCCCATCTGCGCGATGAAAACGATCAGTGGTTTGCCCTGACCCAGCGTGGTCGTGCGCTTTATGCCTCCAAGGATCGTGTCGCTGAAGGTGAAATCACCACCTACGAAGATCTTGCTGATCCGAAATGGAAGGGTCGCGTTTGCACTCGTCCAGGCTCGCATGACTATAACGTTGCCCTGATTTCCTCGATGATTGCCCATCATGGTGCCGAAGAAGCCAAAACGTGGCTCGAGGGCCTGAAAGCAAACCTTGCACGTAAGCCACAGGGCAATGATCGCGGTCAGGTCAAGGCGATCAAGGAAGGCGAATGCGATGTTGCCATCGCCAATACCTATTACTATGGCAAGATGCTTGATGATCCGGAACAGCGTGCATGGGCTGAATTGGTAAACATCGTTTTCCCGAACCAGGATGGTCGCGGCATGTCGATGAACATTTCCGGCATGACCCTGATCAAGGGTGCACCGAACAAGGAAAATGCCGTCAAGCTGATGGAATTCCTTTCGGGCGACGAAGCGCAGAAAATCTACGCCGAAGTGAACTATGAATATCCGGTCAAGCCGGGTGTTGAATGGTCCGATTATGTGAAGTCGTGGGGCACCTTTAAGGCTGACGAACTTCCGCTGGCCGAAATCGCCCGTCTGCGTGCCGATGCGGTTCGCATGGTTGATCAGGTCGGCTACGACGAATAA
- a CDS encoding proline/glycine betaine ABC transporter permease: protein MFPEQLNVPLGKWVNRFVDWLVVNYGDAFEAFAGSLLTVLVWLEQILRGTPWWIVVIAIAVIGFHASRNWKIAAGLAIAMVAIGSLGLWDKAMQTLALMIVATALSVIIGVPVGIAMAMSNRLRAVMLPILDTMQTMPSFVYLIPALMLFGLGKVPAILATVIYAAPPVIRLTDLGIRLVDPEVLEASRSFGANRRQILWKVQLPLALPNIMAGINQTTMMAISMVVIASMIGARGLGEQVLMGIQRLDVGAGTEAGIAIVLLAVVFDRIGQAYGKRSHRSHKAEGKS, encoded by the coding sequence ATGTTTCCAGAACAATTGAATGTGCCCTTGGGCAAATGGGTCAATCGCTTTGTCGACTGGCTGGTGGTGAATTATGGCGACGCGTTCGAAGCGTTTGCCGGCAGCCTGCTGACAGTACTGGTCTGGCTGGAACAGATCCTGCGCGGCACTCCTTGGTGGATCGTTGTGATTGCCATCGCCGTGATCGGGTTTCATGCCAGTCGCAATTGGAAAATTGCCGCAGGGCTTGCGATTGCGATGGTCGCCATCGGGTCACTGGGGCTTTGGGACAAGGCGATGCAGACCCTTGCCCTGATGATCGTTGCCACGGCCCTTTCCGTTATCATCGGTGTTCCGGTCGGAATTGCCATGGCAATGTCAAACCGCCTGCGCGCTGTGATGCTGCCGATCCTTGATACCATGCAGACGATGCCGAGTTTTGTGTATCTCATCCCTGCCCTGATGCTGTTTGGGCTGGGAAAGGTTCCGGCAATCCTTGCCACCGTGATTTACGCAGCCCCGCCGGTCATTCGACTAACCGATCTTGGCATCAGACTTGTTGATCCCGAGGTACTTGAAGCATCCCGGTCATTCGGGGCCAATCGCAGGCAAATTCTGTGGAAAGTACAGCTTCCCCTTGCGCTGCCCAATATCATGGCCGGGATCAATCAGACGACGATGATGGCGATTTCGATGGTGGTGATTGCATCCATGATCGGCGCGCGTGGACTTGGCGAACAGGTACTGATGGGCATCCAGCGCCTTGATGTCGGTGCGGGCACGGAAGCAGGCATCGCGATAGTGCTTTTGGCGGTTGTGTTTGACCGGATCGGTCAGGCCTATGGCAAGCGATCACATCGCAGCCACAAGGCGGAGGGAAAATCATGA
- the proV gene encoding glycine betaine/L-proline ABC transporter ATP-binding protein ProV — protein sequence MTDKIVVKDLYKVFGDRPDQAMQMISDGIDKAEIFDKTGQTVGVCGASFTVREGEIFVVMGLSGSGKSTLVRLLNRLIEPTSGQVLYDGTDIAAMSDEELRELRRRDMSMVFQSFALMPHMSVVDNAAFGLELAGVAEEERHQRALNALDQVGLKAQANSYPDELSGGMQQRVGLARALANDPSVMLMDEAFSALDPLIRTEMQDELLTLQREHKRTIIFISHDLDEAMRIGDRIAIMEGGIVVQVGTPEEILNNPANDYVKSFFRGVDVSTILTAKDIVVKRQVTVIEREGVGLKTALNRLRNEDREYGYIVGDKLDFHGIISVDSVDKAIKSGADKLSAAFLPDINAVAHDTQLSDLIGTVAHTPCGVPVINENGKYLGVINRANLLATLDREGDGANG from the coding sequence ATGACCGATAAAATCGTTGTAAAGGACCTTTATAAAGTCTTTGGCGACCGTCCCGATCAAGCCATGCAGATGATCAGTGACGGGATCGACAAAGCCGAAATTTTTGACAAAACCGGACAAACCGTTGGCGTTTGTGGCGCTAGCTTCACCGTTCGTGAAGGCGAGATTTTTGTTGTCATGGGGCTTTCGGGCTCCGGTAAATCGACGCTGGTTCGACTGTTAAACCGCCTGATTGAGCCGACATCTGGCCAGGTGCTTTATGACGGCACAGATATAGCAGCCATGAGCGACGAGGAACTGCGTGAACTGCGCCGCAGGGATATGTCCATGGTATTCCAGTCCTTTGCCCTGATGCCCCATATGAGCGTTGTCGACAACGCGGCCTTTGGTCTTGAGCTGGCCGGAGTTGCCGAGGAAGAACGCCATCAGCGCGCCCTGAACGCGCTTGATCAGGTGGGACTGAAAGCACAGGCGAATTCATACCCCGACGAGCTTTCCGGCGGCATGCAGCAGCGCGTTGGCCTTGCCCGCGCCCTTGCCAATGATCCGTCCGTCATGTTGATGGATGAAGCGTTTTCCGCCCTTGATCCACTGATCCGAACCGAAATGCAGGACGAGCTTCTGACCCTGCAACGCGAACACAAGCGCACCATCATCTTTATCTCGCACGATCTGGATGAAGCGATGCGCATCGGTGACCGGATCGCAATCATGGAAGGCGGCATTGTCGTACAGGTCGGAACGCCAGAGGAAATCCTCAACAATCCGGCCAATGACTATGTCAAATCCTTCTTCCGCGGTGTTGACGTATCAACAATTCTGACGGCCAAGGATATCGTCGTCAAACGGCAGGTTACCGTTATCGAACGCGAAGGCGTTGGCCTTAAAACCGCCCTGAACCGCCTGCGCAACGAAGATCGCGAATATGGTTACATTGTCGGCGACAAGCTTGATTTCCACGGGATTATTTCCGTCGACAGCGTCGACAAGGCAATCAAATCAGGTGCTGACAAACTTTCCGCAGCGTTCCTGCCGGATATCAACGCTGTTGCCCATGACACACAGCTTTCCGATCTGATCGGCACCGTAGCCCATACACCTTGTGGCGTACCGGTCATTAATGAAAACGGCAAATATCTGGGCGTAATCAACAGGGCCAATCTTTTGGCGACTCTCGACCGCGAAGGAGATGGCGCAAATGGCTGA
- the proX gene encoding glycine betaine/L-proline ABC transporter substrate-binding protein ProX translates to MTILKKLSTGAAIAVTSSFLISGAAFADDMKPGEGVEVQPLKSSIAEETFQTVLVMKALEELGYDVKDIQEIEYAAGHVAIGNGDATFLADHWNPLHADFYKAAGGDEKIYREGVYSPGALQGYLIDKKTADEHNITNISQLSDPEIAKIFDNNGDGKADLAGCNPGWGCEGVIEHHLDAYDLRDTVAHNQGSYSAIIADTITRYKAGEPILYYTWTPYWVSGVLVPGKDVTWLQVPFSSLPGENKDADTALPDGSNYGFQVNNQQIIANKAWAEENPAAAKLFSIMELSANDISAQNLRMRDGEKSAEDINRHADAWIKANQAKFDGWLEEARKAAM, encoded by the coding sequence ATGACGATCCTGAAGAAACTTTCCACCGGTGCCGCGATTGCGGTGACCAGCTCGTTTCTGATAAGCGGTGCTGCATTCGCCGACGATATGAAACCGGGTGAAGGCGTTGAAGTCCAGCCGCTTAAAAGCTCGATTGCCGAAGAAACATTCCAGACCGTTCTGGTGATGAAGGCACTTGAAGAGCTTGGCTACGACGTCAAGGACATCCAGGAAATCGAATATGCGGCTGGTCACGTTGCCATTGGCAATGGCGATGCAACCTTTTTGGCCGATCACTGGAACCCCCTGCATGCCGATTTCTACAAGGCAGCCGGCGGTGACGAAAAAATCTATCGCGAAGGTGTTTATTCACCGGGTGCGTTGCAGGGTTACCTGATCGACAAGAAAACCGCTGATGAACACAACATCACCAATATCAGCCAATTGTCCGATCCGGAAATTGCCAAGATTTTCGACAATAACGGTGACGGCAAAGCCGATCTTGCCGGTTGCAACCCGGGTTGGGGCTGTGAAGGTGTGATCGAACATCACCTTGATGCCTATGACCTGCGTGACACGGTAGCCCACAATCAGGGTTCCTATTCGGCCATCATCGCCGATACCATTACCCGTTACAAAGCTGGTGAGCCGATCCTGTATTACACTTGGACCCCGTATTGGGTTTCGGGCGTTCTGGTCCCGGGCAAGGACGTGACCTGGCTGCAGGTTCCGTTCTCATCCCTTCCGGGTGAAAACAAGGATGCCGACACCGCCCTTCCGGACGGTTCGAACTATGGCTTCCAGGTGAACAACCAGCAGATCATCGCCAACAAGGCATGGGCCGAAGAAAACCCAGCCGCGGCGAAGCTGTTTTCCATCATGGAACTGTCGGCCAACGATATCTCGGCCCAGAACCTTCGTATGCGCGATGGTGAAAAGTCGGCCGAAGACATCAACCGTCATGCCGATGCCTGGATCAAGGCAAATCAGGCAAAATTCGATGGCTGGCTTGAAGAAGCGCGCAAAGCTGCGATGTGA
- a CDS encoding 3'-5' exonuclease, whose product MTHDSLFVFDIETVPDIDVLPQLTGETAPDPVTGREMLEKYHLDITDGRNGFPRQPFHKVVAISFLRATIQRDGNLETYEIEELRSGGDLTSEEKDLVNGFFAYCGKLYPRLVSFNGRGFDLPVLKYRAMKHGVSARWLHQSANKWENYTSRYAPNWHCDLAEVLSDYGASARTKMNEVCAALDLPGKTGVDGSKVSDMYDNGEIEGIRRYCETDVLNTYLLYLRYVLHTGLSDHDGYNHAIKLTVAWLEERAGDIPAYQEFLDAWKGASKGSFNLL is encoded by the coding sequence ATGACACATGACAGTCTGTTTGTTTTTGATATCGAAACCGTTCCCGATATCGATGTCTTGCCGCAACTGACCGGTGAAACCGCACCTGATCCAGTGACTGGGCGCGAAATGCTCGAAAAATATCACCTTGATATCACCGATGGCCGGAACGGCTTCCCGCGCCAGCCGTTTCACAAGGTCGTTGCCATCAGCTTCCTGCGTGCGACGATACAACGCGATGGCAATCTGGAAACCTACGAGATTGAAGAACTGCGTTCCGGTGGCGATCTGACCAGCGAGGAAAAGGATCTCGTAAACGGCTTTTTTGCCTATTGCGGTAAACTTTATCCCAGGTTGGTCAGCTTCAACGGCCGCGGGTTTGATCTGCCGGTTTTGAAATATCGCGCGATGAAGCACGGTGTGTCTGCGCGCTGGCTACATCAGTCGGCCAATAAATGGGAAAATTATACATCGCGTTATGCGCCGAACTGGCATTGTGATCTTGCCGAGGTTCTTTCCGACTATGGGGCATCTGCAAGAACCAAAATGAACGAGGTTTGTGCCGCCCTTGATCTTCCCGGCAAGACCGGCGTTGACGGCAGCAAGGTCTCGGATATGTATGACAATGGCGAAATCGAAGGCATTCGCCGTTATTGCGAAACCGATGTTCTGAACACCTATCTTCTTTATCTGCGCTATGTGCTTCACACCGGTCTAAGCGACCATGACGGCTATAATCATGCTATCAAACTGACCGTTGCATGGCTTGAAGAACGCGCAGGCGATATTCCGGCTTATCAGGAATTCCTCGATGCCTGGAAAGGCGCAAGTAAGGGGTCGTTCAACCTGCTTTAG
- a CDS encoding ABC transporter substrate-binding protein, with protein sequence MNILPTGAAMLMAAGLAFSTYTSAQAQDASCEIDRPVMFAGLNYDSALFHNAVARFIIEKGYGCKTDALPGDVIPLLTGAGKGDIDVVMEIWRDNVADAWKKAEAAGNVTQIGVNFDDAVEGWFVPRYVIEGDKERGIEPMAPDLKSVDDLPKYADLFEDAEEPGKGRFYNCPAGWVCEKVNSGKLAAYGLNDSFTNFRPGTGAALSAAIASAHKRGEPALYYYWGPTWVMGLYDSYRLEEPAYDQAIFDKLKTDENPTKATAYPESTVTVGVNTEFMKSAPKLIEFLTHYETSNAMVSEMLAYMQENGEKPEDAALYFLKEKPGVWKAWVPEKVAERVEAAL encoded by the coding sequence ATGAACATCCTGCCTACCGGAGCCGCAATGCTTATGGCCGCTGGCCTTGCATTCTCTACCTACACAAGCGCACAGGCACAGGATGCCAGTTGCGAGATCGACCGTCCGGTGATGTTCGCCGGACTGAATTATGACAGCGCGCTTTTCCATAACGCGGTTGCACGCTTCATCATTGAAAAGGGCTACGGATGTAAAACCGACGCCCTGCCCGGTGACGTCATTCCGCTTTTGACCGGTGCGGGCAAAGGTGACATCGATGTCGTCATGGAAATCTGGCGTGACAACGTCGCTGACGCATGGAAAAAGGCCGAAGCCGCCGGAAATGTAACTCAGATAGGTGTGAATTTCGATGACGCCGTCGAAGGCTGGTTCGTGCCGCGTTACGTTATCGAAGGTGACAAGGAACGCGGGATCGAGCCGATGGCACCGGATCTGAAATCCGTCGATGACCTGCCGAAATATGCCGATCTGTTCGAAGATGCCGAAGAACCGGGTAAGGGCCGTTTTTATAACTGCCCGGCAGGCTGGGTGTGCGAAAAGGTCAATTCGGGGAAACTCGCGGCCTATGGCCTGAATGACAGTTTCACCAATTTCCGACCGGGCACCGGTGCCGCACTTTCGGCGGCAATCGCATCTGCGCACAAGCGCGGTGAACCGGCACTTTATTATTACTGGGGACCGACCTGGGTCATGGGTCTTTATGACAGCTATCGCCTTGAAGAACCTGCATATGACCAGGCAATTTTCGACAAGCTGAAAACGGATGAAAATCCGACAAAGGCCACAGCCTATCCGGAAAGCACGGTCACAGTCGGGGTGAATACGGAATTCATGAAATCAGCCCCCAAACTGATCGAATTCCTGACGCATTATGAAACCAGCAACGCCATGGTTTCGGAAATGCTGGCCTATATGCAGGAAAACGGTGAAAAACCCGAAGATGCGGCCCTTTATTTCTTGAAAGAAAAGCCGGGCGTGTGGAAAGCATGGGTGCCGGAGAAAGTCGCAGAACGGGTTGAAGCTGCGCTTTAA